From the Methanocaldococcus fervens AG86 genome, the window CCCTTACTGTGCCACATCTCATGCAACAACTGCTGAAAAAATAAGAATAGCTAAGAGAAGTGGGATGAGGATAGTTGATTTAGTTAGAAATAATATAACTCCAGATAAGATATTAACTAAAGAAGCATTTGAAAACGCTATTTTGGTAGACTTAGCTTTAGGAGGTTCAACAAACACAACCTTGCACATTCCAGCAATAGCAAATGAGATAAAGCCAAAATTCATAACTTTGGATGACTTTGATAGACTTAGTGATGAAGTTCCGCACATAGCTTCTTTAAGACCTGGAGGAGAACATTTCATGATTGATTTACATAGAGCTGGAGGAATTCCAGCAGTTTTAAAAGTTTTAGAGGAAAAAATACACAAAGAATGTTTAACAGTTAGTGGAAAGACAGTTGAAGAGATTATCAGAGGGGTTAAATACATTGACCATAGCGTTATTAGACCAATTGACAATCCAGTCCATGAAACTGCTGGTTTAAGAATATTGAAAGGAAGTTTAGCACCTAATGGGGCAGTAGTTAAAATTGGGGCTGTAAATCCAAAGATGTATAAACACGAAGGGCCTGCAAGAGTATTTGATAGTGAGGAAGAGGCAGTTGATGCGATATTGGGTGGAGAGATTGAGAAGGGAGATGTTGTAGTTATTAGGTATGAGGGGCCTGCAGGAGGGCCTGGAATGAGAGAGATGTTAGCCCCTACATCAGCAATATGTGGGATGGGCTTGGACGATTCAGTTGCTTTAATTACCGATGGAAGGTTTAGTGGAGGAAGTAGAGGGCCTTGCATTGGGCACGTCTCTCCAGAAGCAATGGCTGGAGGACCTATAGCAATAGTTGAAGATGGGGATATTATTAAAATAGATATGATAAATAAAAAATTGGATTTAGCTTTAGATGAAGAGGAAATTAAAGAAAGATTGGCAAAATGGAAAAAACCTGAGCCAAAAGTCAAAAAAGGTTATTTGGCAAGATAT encodes:
- the ilvD gene encoding dihydroxy-acid dehydratase; the protein is MISDNVKKGLKRAPNRSLLKACGYTDEEIERPFIGVVNSFTEVVPGHIHLREVADAVKKGIYANGGTAFEFNTMAICDGIAMGHEGMKYSLPSREIIADTVESMAKAHGFDGLVLIPSCDKIVPGMIMGAIRTGLPFIVVTGGPMFPGEFKGEKYDLISVFEGVGACAARKITEEELKEIEDIACPGAGSCAGLFTANTMACLTEAMGLSLPYCATSHATTAEKIRIAKRSGMRIVDLVRNNITPDKILTKEAFENAILVDLALGGSTNTTLHIPAIANEIKPKFITLDDFDRLSDEVPHIASLRPGGEHFMIDLHRAGGIPAVLKVLEEKIHKECLTVSGKTVEEIIRGVKYIDHSVIRPIDNPVHETAGLRILKGSLAPNGAVVKIGAVNPKMYKHEGPARVFDSEEEAVDAILGGEIEKGDVVVIRYEGPAGGPGMREMLAPTSAICGMGLDDSVALITDGRFSGGSRGPCIGHVSPEAMAGGPIAIVEDGDIIKIDMINKKLDLALDEEEIKERLAKWKKPEPKVKKGYLARYAKLVSSADEGAVLKYD